Genomic DNA from Nitrospirota bacterium:
CCTGCATGATTCTCGGCGTTTTTCTGACCCATCCATAGTGATAAACTGTCGCGCCGGAAAAAGCCCACCGGTTTTTCGGCCCTCCCTTTAAATAGACACCATCTTCAACCGCTTCGAATCCGCTCATATCTCCACAGGGTCTCACCCTGCCGTCATTTTTAATCAGTCTGATTTCTTTTCGATACTTCCATGGATTAACCGACCAGAAATCCCCGTCAAAATGGTAATACCAGAACATTAATCCAAGAACCTCTTTTTTCTTCTGATTCTTTTCAACGGATTTTAAAATCGCCGGAAGCTCTTTTTCATGGATGACTTCATCGGCGTTCATGTAAAAAATCCAATCTCCCTTGCAGGCTGAAATCGCGATATTGGCCTGTTGAGAAAAGATCAAACCATCTTTCCTTAACGAATCATCCCAAACAGACTCAATAATTTTTATTTTAGGACTTTTAATCGACTGAATCAGTTTCAGCGTATCATCTTCAGATTTTCCAACGTTAACCACAAATTCATCCACAATTGGCAAAATAGACGATATCGCTTCGACAACGGGATAATCCAGCTCGATCAGGTTCTTTCCAAAAGTAGCGCCGCTGATTTTCAAATTAAAACAAACCTCCTAATAGGGATCTCCCCAATGATAAAGTAAAAACTTTTTTTTATATTTGTACTTGAGATATTTTAACGGCGCTTTAAACCAGGAAGGCGCATCCAGAACCTCTTGAGGAAAAGGCCAGAGCGAGATAACCTCTTCTCTTTTCCATTTATCATAAAGACTAAAACGAGGATGAGCACAGGCAAACGGCTCGGGTTTATTTTTTAAAGTTGCTTGAAGAAAATGATGGACATAGGCCCCGCCAACGGTTTTAATCGGAG
This window encodes:
- a CDS encoding glycosyltransferase, with the translated sequence MKISGATFGKNLIELDYPVVEAISSILPIVDEFVVNVGKSEDDTLKLIQSIKSPKIKIIESVWDDSLRKDGLIFSQQANIAISACKGDWIFYMNADEVIHEKELPAILKSVEKNQKKKEVLGLMFWYYHFDGDFWSVNPWKYRKEIRLIKNDGRVRPCGDMSGFEAVEDGVYLKGGPKNRWAFSGATVYHYGWVRKTPRIMQERNRRLAYFYDEKTMEKYRESDEYDYAYYEILKEFRGTHPKTMQSRISQARRLRPRTNRWLNWKFYREILKHGFKG